The following DNA comes from Syngnathoides biaculeatus isolate LvHL_M chromosome 18, ASM1980259v1, whole genome shotgun sequence.
CGGAAGTTGTTCCTGTCTCTTACCGGTTTAGGCACTACATGTAAGGGTAAACTTTGCCCGTTGCAGATTAGAGATGTTTTTAATGCGCCATTGATATTAAACTAACCTAAAATGTTGAGGAGAAACGCAAAAAAACGGgtttaatgtttgttttacaaCTACATTTTGTGTAGTTGATCGGTCTACATCGACGCTACGTTTAGCCGCCGAGCTAACTGGACTCTTCGGAGGCTGAACCCGGTGAGATGTCTCGGGACAACACGCAAGGAGCGCAGTAAGCCTGAAAACGTGAGTTTTTGACGTTTAAGTCGTTTAATTGCACAATATAGTGATGCGGAGTAACGTCACGGGAATCTAAGTGATGTCACATGACCTAATTACCGTATTCACGCCCTTGACCGGATTATACGTTAAAACCAAATAGATGGGTGACATAATGTAGCACGACGTAGTTCCTTTGTCGTTGTCATCTTAGTGAGCATCCCATTGggagaacaaaaataaataagtcagTATGAACATGAGGTTTTCCTATGTTTCGTATATTACAGTCAACGGTTGGCCCAAAACAATTAAAGAAGTCATGCTGTGCTTTATTCGCTATTTAACAATAAACATATTTAACATTTCTGTGCTACACTTTCATCAAAATATACCAACAATCAAGaattaaaatgtgcttttcacATGGTATTTTTTGTCTCGCTGAAATTATTCCATCCAGGCCAATGAAAATCTGGTTGAGTCTTAAGTCCTGACCATCGTGCCCTGTAGTAGGTTGCGCTtaactgtgtgtatgtggtgcATGGACCCAAGTCACCAAACACAAATACCCCGATTTCCACTTAGCTATCAACTTGAGTCAGTACAGTAGTACCTAGACTTGATTGATCTATGAAgtttttgagatacaagttgttcctctgtcattttttttctttgactagCGAATTAAAATGTGGGATGCAATCGCTAGATTGGGGTTGTGAAGTTGACTGACTTCATAACAAGCATCAATTCGGCGAAtggtgaacaattcttcaaataaaagtgtgtgtgctgtttCAAACGATCAAATACCCCTTCTGGTTGAAATTGACTgccaagtaaacataaaacagCGTTCCACATTTTATATTGAAAACAATCACATAGCTTTGTTAAGTCTGCTGTCTTAATGCTTACACACAATGCAAAAGATTATCGCCGtgctaacaaaactagcatcaATGTCGTGCTGTTATAACCTTTCTTACATAATAGATATATGTACACAAATGGTGACGCTACATATGTAGATAGTATAAAACACACAGGCATGTATCCTTTATCCTCTGCGACAAGTGTGTAATATTACTCCATCTTACTGTCTTTTGCATCTTTCCCGTGTATTTCTGTAATTCTATAAATTGCCCAaacttttcaaatgatttacattctttttttgaTTGCTTAATTTCATATGATGTGTGAGCAGGCATTCCAGAgattcaactatttttttccataatgtgCTCACTTAAACCTCTGATCTGGTTTCTATATTCTGATTGTACCCCAGGCCAGGATGCTCCACCTGCCATACAGCAGCCTGGACCGGGATCGGCCCCTCATCCGACTTCCCTACACCATCTTCGTCATAGGGATGCttcttctccctgtggctggCCTACTTTTGTCCCTCTTCATTTCTATCATATACCACTTTGAAGAAGTCAATTACACGCACTGTCATGTAAGTTCTCAccggaggtggcaaaagtactcacacgcTGTACTTAAATAGAAGTACAGATACCTATGTAAAAATCAACTAGTAAAGGCAAAAGTATTGATTCGAATCCTTATGTAAACTTTAAAAAGTGCAGAGTCTGAAATACACGCACTCTTAGCCAATTTTTTCCTGACCTGCACAATAGTACCAGTACTAAAAACATGGTATCGTTTCATTTTTGATGGTGAGGTATTTATGTAGTTGTAATTATGTAGTATCGTAATACTATGAAACTTTGTGTGTCTCTCCCCTCTACCAGGTGTCCAACTACCTCCCGTCCATCAGTGCTGCCATCAGCCGTGTGCCGGAGCTCTACATCTGGCGCTTCTGCATCGGGCTGCACTCAGCGCCACGGTTCCTGTTGGCTGCCACGTATTTCAGCTTCTACCGAAATTGTTTTGCCGCCAGGCTTCCAGAGCTGCTCCTGAGCTGGCTGGCGTTCGTGTGCAATCTAGCTGAAAACtgtggcctcctcctcctcacctaCGTGGCGTCCACAGAGATCTACAGTTGAGTAAGACGGTTCCTAGATTACAGGACGTTTATAGTTTCTACATCGACTTAAAaagaatgtatttattgtaaaCTGTTTAAAATGGGTCATAGTGTCACATTTTTCCCTCTGCAGCAATTCACAAAGGCGCCTTCCTGACGTTCATTGTGAGCTCCCAACTGTACATGCTCATTACATGCAGATTGTGGTATTTGATCAAGACACATCATCTGAACCAAGAGGTAAATTCAACTCGGGTTTAtgtattttgcttttcttgTTTGACAGATTTGTATTGACACCACTGTGTTAAAGTGACTTAGCGTTATATT
Coding sequences within:
- the pgap2 gene encoding post-GPI attachment to proteins factor 2 isoform X2, whose protein sequence is MLHLPYSSLDRDRPLIRLPYTIFVIGMLLLPVAGLLLSLFISIIYHFEEVNYTHCHVSNYLPSISAAISRVPELYIWRFCIGLHSAPRFLLAATYFSFYRNCFAARLPELLLSWLAFVCNLAENCGLLLLTYVASTEIYTIHKGAFLTFIVSSQLYMLITCRLWYLIKTHHLNQEERTSYRWKVRLLLFNLSCCGAAAYFFRRHNVHCEAGITMSSRPQFPC
- the pgap2 gene encoding post-GPI attachment to proteins factor 2 isoform X1, whose protein sequence is MLHLPYSSLDRDRPLIRLPYTIFVIGMLLLPVAGLLLSLFISIIYHFEEVNYTHCHVSNYLPSISAAISRVPELYIWRFCIGLHSAPRFLLAATYFSFYRNCFAARLPELLLSWLAFVCNLAENCGLLLLTYVASTEIYTIHKGAFLTFIVSSQLYMLITCRLWYLIKTHHLNQEERTSYRWKVRLLLFNLSCCGAAAYFFRRHNVHCEAGMYTLFALFEYLVVFSNMAFHTTSILDFGKEFVMVAMLPEDKQY